The genomic region CCGGGCGAAACAGGAAGATGTCGTCCTGCGCCTGTTCCACGCCTGCCGCCGCAACCGGCTTGAAATGCTGCTGGAGCTGATCCCCTCAAAGGTCGCCCCGGTGGACGACCAGACCAGCGCCACCCTGATCCAGCGGTTCTATGATCTGGGCGTCTACCCCGACTGGTGGAAGCTGGAACCCTTCACCACCGACGCCGCCTGGACGAACGCCTGTGCGGCCATCACCCGGAATGACAACCATGTGCGCGGCATCGTTGTCCTTGGCCTTGATGCCAGCGAAGCCGATCTTGCCGCCTCGTTCCGGCTTGCGGCCCGGCATCCCTTGGTGAAAGGTTTCGCCATTGGCCGCACGATCTTTGCAGATGCCGCGCGCGGCTGGCTGCAGGGCCAGCTTTCCGATGACGCGGCCGTTGCAATGATGGCCGACCGCTATGCGCGGCTGTGCAAAGTCTGGGACACCGCCCGCGAAACAGGAGCGAACGCATGACCACGATCCGCCTTACCGCCGCGCAGGCCATGGTCCGCTGGCTTTCGGTGCAACAGGCCGAGGACGGCAGCCGCTTCATCGAAGGCGTCTGGGCGATCTTCGGCCATGGCAACGTGGCGGGTCTGGGTGAGGCTTTGCATGCCCACAAGGACACCCTGCCCACATGGCGCGGCCATAACGAACAGACCATGGCCCATGTCGCTGTCGCCTATGCCAAGGCCAATGGCCGCCGCAAGGCGATGGCCGTCACCTCCTCCATCGGTCCCGGCGCCACAAATATGGTCACCGCCGCCGCCGTGGCGCATGTGAACCGCCTGCCCGTCCTCTTCATCCCCGGCGATGTCTTCGCCTCCCGCGCGCCCGACCCGGTGCTGCAGCAGATCGAGGATTTCGACGACGCCACCGTCAGCGCCAATGACTGCTTCCGCCCCGTGGTGCGCTACTTCGACCGGATCAGCCGGCCGGAACACATCCTCACCGCCCTGCCCCGCGCGCTGCGGGTGATGACCGACCCGGCAAACTGCGGCCCGGTCTGCCTTGCCTTCTGTCAAGATACACAGGCCGAAGCCTACGACTACCCGGTCGAATTCTTCACGCCCAGAACCTGGTTCATCCGCCGCCCCGAACCCGACCAGCGTGAGCTTGAGGCCGCCGTTGCCGCGATCCGCGCCGCCAAGGCCCCGCTGATCGTCGCCGGTGGCGGCGTCCTTTACTCGGGCGCGGAACAGACGCTCCTTTCCTTCGCGAAGACCCACAACATCCCCGTGGTCGAAACCCAATCCGGCAAGGGCGCGATGGACTGGGAGGAGCCGCTTCATTTCGGCTCACCCGGTGTCACCGGCACCGGCTGCGGCAATGACCTTGCCGCGCAGGCCGACCTTGTAATCGGCGTCGGCACCCGCTTTCAGGACTTCACCACCGGGTCATGGACGGTCTTTTCCGCCCCCGGCCGCAAACTTCTGTCCATCAACATCCACGGCTACGACGCGCATAAGCGCGCGGCCCAACCCCTTGTTGGCGACGCGAAAATCGCGCTGGAAAAGATCAGCGCCGCCCTTGGGCACCACCGCTTCGCCGACCCCGACTTCGCCAATCGCGCGAAATGGTTCCAGACGACCGACACCGTCACCGCTGCCCCCAAGGGCAATGAGCTTCCCTCTGATGCGCAGGTTGTCGGCGCGGTCCAGCGGACGACGGGAAAGGATGCGCTCATCATGTCCGCCTCCGGCTCGATGCCCGGCGTGCTGCATGTCCTGTGGAAAGCGTCGCAGGGCGGCTACCACATGGAATACGGCTTTTCCTGCATGGGGTATGAGATTGCGGGGGCCATGGGCATCAAGATGGCCAAGCCCGACCGCCACGTCATCTGCATGATCGGGGATGGCAGCTACATGATGGCCAACAGCGAACTTGCGACTGCGGTGATGATGGGCATCCCCTTCACCGTGGTTCTGACCGACAACCGTGGTTTCGGCTGCATCAACCGTCTGCAAAAGGCCACCGGGGGCGCTGCGTTCAACAACCTTTTGGCGGACAGCTACCATGTGAACCCCACCGACATCGACTTTGCCGCCCACGCCCGCAGCATGGGCGCAAATGTCGTCAAGGCCGCAACCATCGCCGAGGTTGAGGCGGCGATGACCGCCTCGAAATCCGCCACCATCCCGACCGTCATCGTCATCGACACCGACCCTGCGCCCGGCACCGGCGCTGGTGGGACATGGTGGGAAGTCGCGGTCCCGGAAGTCTCCGACCGCAAAGAAGTCAACGAGGCCCGCAAGGCCTATGAAGCGGGCACCCGCGCCCAATGGCTAGTGAACTGAGCAAACCATGATCCAATTCGGAACCAACCCCATCGCCTGGGCCAACGACGACGACCAGACCATCGGCGCCGACATCCCGACCACCCGCATCCTGGACGAGGCGGGCCGACAGATCGGCTTTGACGGCATCGAAAACGGCCACCGCTGGCCCGATGAGCCAGAGGCGCTGCGGGCATTGCTGGCTGAATACGGGCTGAAGTTCATCTCGGGCTGGTATTCGACCGAACTTCTGGTCCGGTCGGTGGAGGATGAAATCAAGGCCGCGCAGGCCCATATCGCCAAGCTGAAGCACAATGGCTGCAAGGTGATGATCGTCTGCGAAACCTCGAACGCGATCCATGGCGCGGCCAAGCCAGTGAACGACCGGCCCCGCCTGGCGGCGGCTGAAATGCAGGCTTTCGGCGTGAAGCTGGAGGCCTTCGCGGCCTACCTGACCACGCAGGGCCTGACGCTGGTCTACCATCACCACATGGGCACAATCGTCGAATCGCCCGACGATATCGACGCCTTCATGGCCGCGACCGGCCCGCACACCCACCTTCTCTTCGACGCGGGCCACTGCGCCTTTGGCGGCGGCGACCCGGTTGCGGTGCTGACGAAACACATCGCCCGCGTGCGCCATTTCCATGCCAAGAACATCCGCCCCGCTGTGACTGCGCGCGTGCGGGCAGAAGGTCTGAGCTTCCTGCAAGGCGTGGTTGCCGGAGCCTTCACCGTGCCAGGCGATCAGGAGGGCGGCATCGACTTTGCCCCCTTGTTGAAGATCCTCGCCGGGGCAAACTACGACGGCTGGATCGTGATCGAGGCCGAGCAGGACCCGAACGTCCGCAATCCGCTATTGTATCAGACGCTGGGTCTAGCAACGCTGAAGCGGCTGTCGCGGGACGCCGGTCTCATCTGACAGGCGGCGGACCGGGGGCCAGCCCCCGGACCCCCGGAGTATTTGGAAAAGAGCAAGCCATGGGCAATCTTCTTTGCAAGCCGACAGGATCACGCGGCAAGGTGCATGACATCACCCCCGAAAGCGCGGGGTGGGGGTATGTAGGCTTCTCGCTGTACCGGCTGGAACCGGGCGACGTGGCCGAGGAGGCGACGGGGGACCGGGAGGTGATCCTTGTGCTGGTCGAGGGCAAGGCGACCGTGCAAGCGGCCGGGCAGGACTGGGGTGAGATGGGCGCACGGATGGACGTGTTCGAAAAGACCGCGCCGCATTGTCTTTATGTTCCGAATGGCAGCGACTGGAGCGCGGTGGCGACCACCGCCTGTACGCTGGCCGTCTGTTCCGCACCTGGGATGGGGGGGCATCAGGCCCAGCGGTTGGGGCCGGACGGGATTGACCTGACCCCGCGCGGCAAGGGGACGAACACCCGCCACGTCAACAACATCGCGATGGAGGGGCGGGAGGTGGCGGACAGTCTGCTGGTCACCGAGGTCTTTACCCCCGCCGGGCACTGGTCAAGCTACCCCAGCCACCGGCATGACGAGGATGACTTTCCCCGCATGACCTATCTGGAAGAGACCTACTACCACCGCCTCAACCCCGGGCAGGGGTTTGGCGTCCAGCGGGTCTATACCGAGGATGGGTCGCTGGATGAGACCATGGCGGTGAAGAGCCATGACGTGGTGCTGGTCCCGAAAGGGCATCATCCCTGCGGGGCGCCGTATGGGTATGAGATGTATTATCTGAACGTGATGGCGGGGCCGACCCGGAAGTGGCGGTTCCAGAATGATCCCGACCATGACTGGATCGCCAAGCGGGACGCCTGAGGGGGGTGTCCCTGCCCGGGACACTTGGCAAACTGTTTGATTTCAGTGGCTTGGCCGACCGCGTTTACCAGATGTTAAACTCTGGCCACGGTCAGGCCGTCTTTTGCGGCACCCGGTTTTCCAGCCAGCGGAACAAGAGGACGATCAGCCCGGCAATGGCCATGTAGACCACGGCCAGAAGCAGGAGCGGCTCGTAGACCACAAAAGTATCCTGCCGGATGCGCGATGACACGGCGTAGATGTCTACCACAGTGATGGTGGCAACCAAGGGCGTGGCCTTCAGCGTCAGCACGGTTTCGCCCCCCAAGGTGGGCAGAACGCGCTGGATTGCTTGGGGCAGCCAGATGCGGCGGAAGATGGTGAAGCGGGGCATGCCCATCGCCTTTGCTGCCTCAAGCTGGCCATGCGGCACGCCCTTGAAGGCGCCGCGCATCACCTCGCCTTCATAGCCTGCAACAGAGAGCGTCAGCGCAAGGACCGCATAGGGCCAGGCCTGCCGCAGGATGGGCCAAAGGTCGCTTTCCCTGATCCACGGGATCGACGGGAACAGCGAACCGAGCCCGTAGTACAGGAGCCAAAGCTGCAACAGCAGCGGCGTGCCGCGCACAAGCCCGCAGAAGGCGCGGGCGGGCATGGCCAGCCACCACGGGCCTGCCGCCTGCGCAAGGCCAAGCGGGATGGCCAGCAGCATCCCCAAGACCATGGTCACGACCAAAAGCCAGCAGGTCGTCCAGATGCCACGCAGGATCAGGCTGTGGTACTTTTCAGACGCGAGCCATGTCCAGTTCAGGCTGGTGGCGCACCAGATCACCAGAAGCACCGCCACGGCGGCCATCACTATGCGGCGGGGCACCCAGAAGCCGGGGGTCAGGGCTGCCTCGGGCTGGGCCGCCGCCTGTTGCACGGGGAGGTCCGCCATCAGCCCGACCCCGGCCGGACCTGACCACGGCGGGCCCAGGCTTCGGCCTTAGCAAAGAGGATCGTGGAAAGGATCGAGATCACCAGATACAGGACACCCGCCGCCATGAAGAAGGTGAAGAAGGCCTTGGTCGTGCTGGCTGCCTGCCGGGTGACCAGCGTCAGTTCGGCATAGCCCACCACGGCCAGAAGGGCCGTATCCTTCGTCGCGATCAGCCAGAGGTTCGCCAGCCCCGGAATGGCGGCGGCCAGCATCTGCGGGAAGGTGACCCGCCAAGCCAGCATCAGGGGCGGCATGCCCATGGCGCGCGCCGCCTCGATCTGGCCGGAGGGGACGGAGAGGATGGCCCCGCGCAACACCTCGGTCGCGTAGGCGCCCTGCACGACGCCCAGAACCACGATGCCGGCCACAAAGCCCGAGATCTGCACCCGCTCAAACCCCCAGGCCAGCAGGAGGTTGTTCAGTGAGGAGGTGAAGGCGAAGTAGAGGATCAGGATCAGCACCAGTTCCGGCACGGCGCGGACCACGGTGGTGTAGATGCCCAAGAGGTCACGGGTGACGGGGCTGCCGTAAAGCTTGCCATAGGCCCCGCCGACCCCGATCAGGAGGCCAAGCGCGAACGCCCCGATCGCGATCATGATCGACTTGCTGAGCGCTACCAGCAGGGTCGCCCCCCAGCCGGGCGGGGAGAAGGCGAGCAGATCGAGGGTTGAGGCCAGAAGCGGACCGCCGGTCATGACGCGGCCCTTGCCGGGGAAAGGGCGCTGCGTGGACGCAAGTTAGGGAACGCGGCCCCCCCACCCTCTCCCTCCCCCACGAGGGGGGAGGGAAGCGCTTGATCGCCATGGTGCGGCGTGGGTGGTTGGCCATTGGCACGACGCTGGGCATGCGCGCCTCCCCTCCCCCCTTGTGGGGAGGGGGTGGGGGGCATCCCGCAGGCAGGGGGAACGTCGGCTGCCGAGGCAGTCCTTCCGGCCCCTGCTTGACACGCATGGCGGAGAGGAAGCGCTTGATCGCCATGGTGCGGCGTGGGTGGCTGGCCATGGGTGCGACGCTGGGCGTGTGCGCCTCCCCTCCCCCCTGGTGGGGAGGGGCTGGGGGTGGGGGGCATCCTGTCGGCATGGGGAACGTCGGCTGCCGAGGCAGTCCTGCCGGCCCCTGCTTGACCCGCATGGAGGAAAGGAAGCGCTTGATCGCCATGGTGTGGCGTGGGTGGCTGGCCATGGGTGCGACGCTGGGCGTGCGCGCCTCCCCTCCCCCGTTGTGGGGAGGGGATGGGGGTGGGGGGCATCCTGCTGGCATGGGGAACGTCGGCTGCCATGGCAGTCCTGCCATGGTCGCCCCCCCCTGGCGGGAAGGACGGCGCCTTTGCCTGCCTTGGCATGCCCCGGCGGATCACGCCTTAGCCGCCGTAGATCGACGACGAGAAGTAGTTGGCGGTGATCGTGTCATAGGTGCCGTCGGCGATGACCTTTGCGATGGCCGCGTTCAGCTTTTCGCGCAGCTCATCCTCGCCCTTGCGGATCCCGG from Tabrizicola piscis harbors:
- the iolD gene encoding 3D-(3,5/4)-trihydroxycyclohexane-1,2-dione acylhydrolase (decyclizing), coding for MTTIRLTAAQAMVRWLSVQQAEDGSRFIEGVWAIFGHGNVAGLGEALHAHKDTLPTWRGHNEQTMAHVAVAYAKANGRRKAMAVTSSIGPGATNMVTAAAVAHVNRLPVLFIPGDVFASRAPDPVLQQIEDFDDATVSANDCFRPVVRYFDRISRPEHILTALPRALRVMTDPANCGPVCLAFCQDTQAEAYDYPVEFFTPRTWFIRRPEPDQRELEAAVAAIRAAKAPLIVAGGGVLYSGAEQTLLSFAKTHNIPVVETQSGKGAMDWEEPLHFGSPGVTGTGCGNDLAAQADLVIGVGTRFQDFTTGSWTVFSAPGRKLLSINIHGYDAHKRAAQPLVGDAKIALEKISAALGHHRFADPDFANRAKWFQTTDTVTAAPKGNELPSDAQVVGAVQRTTGKDALIMSASGSMPGVLHVLWKASQGGYHMEYGFSCMGYEIAGAMGIKMAKPDRHVICMIGDGSYMMANSELATAVMMGIPFTVVLTDNRGFGCINRLQKATGGAAFNNLLADSYHVNPTDIDFAAHARSMGANVVKAATIAEVEAAMTASKSATIPTVIVIDTDPAPGTGAGGTWWEVAVPEVSDRKEVNEARKAYEAGTRAQWLVN
- the iolE gene encoding myo-inosose-2 dehydratase, producing MIQFGTNPIAWANDDDQTIGADIPTTRILDEAGRQIGFDGIENGHRWPDEPEALRALLAEYGLKFISGWYSTELLVRSVEDEIKAAQAHIAKLKHNGCKVMIVCETSNAIHGAAKPVNDRPRLAAAEMQAFGVKLEAFAAYLTTQGLTLVYHHHMGTIVESPDDIDAFMAATGPHTHLLFDAGHCAFGGGDPVAVLTKHIARVRHFHAKNIRPAVTARVRAEGLSFLQGVVAGAFTVPGDQEGGIDFAPLLKILAGANYDGWIVIEAEQDPNVRNPLLYQTLGLATLKRLSRDAGLI
- the iolB gene encoding 5-deoxy-glucuronate isomerase; this translates as MGNLLCKPTGSRGKVHDITPESAGWGYVGFSLYRLEPGDVAEEATGDREVILVLVEGKATVQAAGQDWGEMGARMDVFEKTAPHCLYVPNGSDWSAVATTACTLAVCSAPGMGGHQAQRLGPDGIDLTPRGKGTNTRHVNNIAMEGREVADSLLVTEVFTPAGHWSSYPSHRHDEDDFPRMTYLEETYYHRLNPGQGFGVQRVYTEDGSLDETMAVKSHDVVLVPKGHHPCGAPYGYEMYYLNVMAGPTRKWRFQNDPDHDWIAKRDA
- a CDS encoding ABC transporter permease encodes the protein MAAVAVLLVIWCATSLNWTWLASEKYHSLILRGIWTTCWLLVVTMVLGMLLAIPLGLAQAAGPWWLAMPARAFCGLVRGTPLLLQLWLLYYGLGSLFPSIPWIRESDLWPILRQAWPYAVLALTLSVAGYEGEVMRGAFKGVPHGQLEAAKAMGMPRFTIFRRIWLPQAIQRVLPTLGGETVLTLKATPLVATITVVDIYAVSSRIRQDTFVVYEPLLLLAVVYMAIAGLIVLLFRWLENRVPQKTA
- a CDS encoding ABC transporter permease; amino-acid sequence: MTGGPLLASTLDLLAFSPPGWGATLLVALSKSIMIAIGAFALGLLIGVGGAYGKLYGSPVTRDLLGIYTTVVRAVPELVLILILYFAFTSSLNNLLLAWGFERVQISGFVAGIVVLGVVQGAYATEVLRGAILSVPSGQIEAARAMGMPPLMLAWRVTFPQMLAAAIPGLANLWLIATKDTALLAVVGYAELTLVTRQAASTTKAFFTFFMAAGVLYLVISILSTILFAKAEAWARRGQVRPGSG